TGCGTCGACGAGAGGGCGGAGGGCCTGATGTACGACTTCGACCGTGAGACAGACCGGCACGGGACCTGGTCGGTCCAGTGGGACGGGATAGCGGACCGCTTCGGCGTCTCCGACCTGCTCCCCTTCACCATCTCCGACATGGACTTCGCCTCGCCTCCGGAGGTTCTTGCCGCCCTGCGCGACCGCGTCGACCACGGGGTCTTCGGCTACACGGACTGGCGGCTCGGCGACTTCCGGGACGCGATCCGGCACTGGTACGCGAGCCGGTACGCGACCGAGATCGACCCGGGCGCGCTGGTGTACGCGCCGTCCGTGCTCAACCAGCTGTCGCAGCTCCTGCGGATGTGGACGGAGCCCGGCGACGGCGTCGTCGTGCACACCCCCACCTACGACGGCTTCCGCAAGGCCGTCACCGGGCTCGGGCGCGAGCTGCGCGGCGTACCGCTCGGGGACCTCGACGCCCTGGAACGGGAGCTGGCCCGCCCCGACAGCCGGATGTTGCTGCTTTGCTCCCCGCACAACCCGACCGGCCGGGTGTGGACGGAGGAGGAGCTCGCCGCCTTCGCCGAGCTGGCGGAGCGCCACGGCGCGTCCGTCGTCAGCGACGAGATCCACGCCGACCTCACCACCGACGGCCACCGCCACGTCCCGTGGACGCGGGTGGCGGAGCCGGGCCGGGGCCGCCGCTGGGCGCTCGTCACCTCCGGCACGAAGGCCTTCAACTTCCCCGCGCTCTCCGGTTCGTACGGGATCCTCGGCGACCCCGACGCCCGCGAGGCCTTCGTCCGGCGCATGGAGACCGGCGAGGGCCTCGCCTCGCCCGCCGTCCTCTCGCTGACGGCCCACATCGCCGCGTACCGACAGGGCGCACCGTGGCTGGACGAGCTGCGCGGCTATGTCGCGGGCACGATGGAGCTGCTCCGGGAGCGGCTGGCCACGGGCCTGCCCGGCGTCGTCTGGGAGCCCCCGCAGGCCGGCTACCTCGCCTGGATCGACCTGCGGCCGCTCGGGATCGAGGAGACCCGGCTCCAGGAGGAGCTGGTGTCGGTGGAGAAGGTCGCGATCATGCCGGGCGGGGTGTACGGGACGCCGGGCTTCGTCCGGCTGAACGTGGGCTGCCCGAGGAAGAAGGCCGAGCGGGGCGTGGACGCGCTGATCCGGGCGGCGACCCGGCTGCGTACGGCCTGACCGAGACCGGTCGGGCGGGCGGCGGTCAGGCTCCGGATGGCCTGAGGCCGGGTCGTTCGGAGCGCGGTCGCGGCGGCTTCGCGGGACCATGCAGGCATGGGTGAGCGGGACGTACGGATGGCCTCGGGGACCGGCCGGTGGATCTTGTTCACGACCGTCCTCGGCTCCGGGATGGTGCTGCTGGACTCCACCGTCGTCAACGTCGCCCTGCCGCACATCGGCGAGGACCTGGACGCCGACCTCGGCGCGCTCCAGTGGACCGTCAACGCCTACATGCTGACGCTCGCCGGGCTGATCCTGCTCGGCGGGGCGCTCGGCGACCGGTACGGCCGCCGCCGGGTCTTCGTGATCGGGGTGGTGTGGTTCGCGCTGGCCTCGCTGCTGTGCGGGCTCGCGCCGAACACCGGGATCCTGATCGCGGCCCGTGCCCTCCAGGGCGTGGGCGGGGCACTGCTCACACCCGGATCGCTCGCGCTGATCCAGGCCAGTTTCCACGAGGACGACCGGGCCAAGGCGGTCGGTCTGTGGTCCGGCTTCGGCGGGGTGGGCGCGGCGGTCGGGCCGTTCGTCGGCGGCTGGCTGGTGGACGGGCCGGGCTGGCGGTGGGTGTTCCTCCTGAACGTGCCGCTCGCCGCCCTCTGCGTGCCCGTCGCCCTGCGTCATGTGCCGGAGTCGCGGGACGAGACCGCGCACGGCCGTTTCGACGTGCTCGGTGCGGTCCTGGGCGCGGCGGGGCTCGGGCTCGTGACGTACGCGCTGATCGGCGAGGCCTGGTGGGCGGGGGCGGTCGGGGTGGTGCTCGGGGCGGGGTTCGTGGTGGTGGAGCGGCGGCGCGGCGAGCGGGCGATGGCGCCCCCGTCGATCTTCGCGTCCCGGCTGTTCACGTCGGTCAATCTGGTCACCCTGTGCGTGTACGCGGCGTTCGGCGGCTTCTTCTTCCTGGCCGCGCTCCAGCTCCAGGTGGTCTCGGGCTACTCGGCGCTGGGCGCCGGTACCGCGCTGCTGCCGACGACCGTGCTGATGCTGCTGCTGTCGGCGAAGTCCGGGGAGCTGGGGGAGCGGATCGGGCCCCGGATCCCGCTCACGGTGGGGCCGCTGCTGTGCGCGGCGGGGATGCTGCTGATGCTGCGGGTCGGGGAGGACGCCTCGTACGTGCAGGACGTGCTGCCGGCCGTGACGGTGCTCGGTCTCGGCATGACGGCCCTGGTGGCCCCGCTGACCGCGACCGTCCTGGCCTCCGTGGACGTGGCCAGGGCGGGCCTGGCGAGCGGGATCAACAACGCGGCGGCGCGGGCGGCCGGACTGCTCGCGGTGGCCGCGCTGCCGCTGCTGGCGGGGATGGGCCCGGAGGCGTACCTCTCGGCGGAGGAGTTCGACGAGACCTTCCGGCGCGCGATGCCGATGTGCGCGGGGATCCTGGTGGTGGGGGCGGTGCTCGCCTGGACGACGATGCGCACCCCGGCCGTGGGAGCCACGTGCCACCCGGAGTGCCGGGTCCACTGCGGGGTGACGTCACCGCCGCTCGACCCGGGCGAGCGGGACGCCCCGGCCTGAGCCCCGGCACACCCCCTAGGGTGGTCCCCATGGCCATCCACGAGAACCTTCTGGGGGGACCGGCCCCCACCCACCTGCCCGACGACCCGGGGCCGCGCGAACTGCTCGCGAACGGTACGGCGCCGGCGGAGGTCGCCGCGCAGTACCCGACGTCTTCGCTCGCCTGGGCGCAGCTCGCCGACGACGCCTTCGAGGGCGGCCGGGTCGTCGAGTCGTACGCCTACGCCCGTACGGGCTACCACCGCGGCCTGGACTCGCTGCGCCGCAGCGGCTGGAAGGGCCACGGCCCGGTGCCGTGGGAGCACGAGCCGAACCGCGGCTTCCTGCGCGCGCTGCACGCCCTCGCCCGGGCGGCCGGCGCGATCGGCGAGAAGGAGGAGTTCGAGCGCTGCACGACCTTCCTGCGGGACTCCTCGGAGACCGCGGCGGAGACGCTCGGCTGACCTTCCTGTGACGTTCCCGACGGTCTTCCGAACGACCTGATCCATCCCGATTTTCCCCCGTCCCGCCGGGTCGGGGGAAAACGGGACACACCTCTCGTTGCGCCCGAGCACGTTCGAGGATGTTCGAAGAGGGCCGGTACGATCCCGGGGACCGCAGCACCGAGAACGCCGGTTTCCGAGGCCCCACTTCCTCTTCCCCCACACCGGCCGACGCAGGGGAGAAGACTGTCGTGGGCAAGCGTGCCGCACCCGCAGGACGGCGAGGGACACAGAGCCGCCGGCGGGGCAGAGGCAGACGCGGTCCCGTGCGCCGTCTCGCGCTGCCGGTCCTGGTCCTGATGACCGTCGCCCTCGGCGGCGGCGCGGCCCTCGCGCACTTCAACGGTCAGACGACCGACGACTCGGCCGCCCCCGCGCCGCAGGCGACGACCGCGACTGCGGATCCGACGACGGACGCACCCACCCCCCGGCCGACCACGGCGAAGCCGAAACCGAAGCCGAAGGCCACGACGGCGAAGCCGAAACCCAAGCCGACGCCGACGCCGAAGAAGACGACCGTGCCGAAGTCCGGCGCCGGGACCTTCACCACCGCGCAGGCCTCCGGTGACGCGGAGGGCACAGGCGGCTCGCTGCGCCGCTACCGCGTCCAGGTCGAGGACGGCATCGAGCTCTCGGCGCACTCGGCGGCCGCCGAGATCCAGCAGATCCTGGCCCATCCGCGCAGCTGGGCCGCGCACGGCCGGGGCCGTTTCCAGTTGGTCTCGCAGAACGCCGACTTCGTCATCCGGATCGCCACCCCGGACACGGCGGACGCCCTCTGCGCCCAGCAGGGTCTGAACACCCACGGCGAGCTGAACTGCGAGACCACCGACGGCGTCGTGGTGAACCTCAAGCGGTGGATGCTCGGCTCGCCGACCTTCGCGGGGGAGCCGGCCGAGTACCGGCACCTGATCATCAACCACGAGGTGGGGCACGAGATCGGCATCAGGCAGCACATGGGCTGCCCGGGTCCGGGCAAGCTCGCGCCGGCGATGATGCAGCAGATCAAGGGTCTGAACGGCTGCCGTTCGAACGCATTTCCGTATGACGAAGACGGGAGCTACATCACGGGCCCGATCGTGTCATGATGCCGTTGGGACGGCGCGCGACGAAGCACGCCTCCCGAGGGGACCGGGGCTCCCGTGCCGCAGGGAAGTACGCGCGGGCGGTGGAGCAGACCGCTACCCGGTAGTTCGTATCGAGGAGACAGAAATGTCACTCCCCCCGGGTTCTCCCCATTCCGGAGCCGGTTCGGTCGACCCGAACCTCGACTTCGCGGGTACCACGCCGTACGAGGACTACGTCCAGGCGGACGTCCTCACCCACCTCCAGCACCTCCGCTCGGACGACCCGGGCGAGATGGTCTTCCTGGTCACCACCCAGGTCATGGAGCTGTGGTTCACGGTCATCGTCCACGAGTGGGAGACCGCGAGCCGCGCCCTGCGCGAGGACCGCGTCCCCGTCGCGATGGACGCGCTCAAGCGCTCGGTGCGCGAGCTGGAGGCCCTGAACCACTCGTGGCGGCCGCTCGCCCAGCTCACCCCCGGCCAGTTCAACGCCTACCGGGCCGCGCTCGGCGAGGGCTCCGGCTTCCAGTCGGCGATGTACCGCCGCATGGAGTTCCTGCTCGGCGAGAAGTCCGCGTCGATGCTCGTCCCGCACCGGGGCGCGCCCCGCGTCCACGCCGAGCTGGAGAAGGCGCTCCAGGAGCCGAGCCTGTACGACGAGGTCCTCGGCCTGCTGGCCAGGCGCGGTCTGCCCGTGCCGCAGTCGGTCCTCGGCCGTGACCTCGCGCAGCGGTACGAGCCTTCCCCGGCGGTCGAGGCCGTCTGGGCCGGGATCTACGCGGACACCGACCAGAACACCGAGCTGGTCCGGCTCGGCGAGGCCCTCAGCGACGTCGCCGAGCTCGTCTGGCGATGGCGCAACGACCACCTGGTGGCGACCCGGCGCGCGATGGGCGCGAAGACCGGCACCGGCGGTTCGGCGGGCGTGGCCTGGCTGGAGAAGCGGGCCCAGAAGAACGTGTTCCCGGAGCTCTGGACGGCGCGCAGCCATGTCTGACCTCCTCAAGGGCAGGGCCCTGGAACTCGACGCCGCCGACGGCCTCGCGAAGTACCGCGAGAAGTTCGCCCTCGACGCCGGGACCGTCTACCTCGACGGCAACTCGCTCGGCGCGCTGCCCGCGCACGTCCCGGCCCGCATGGCCGACGTGATCACCCGTGAGTGGGGCGAGCTGCGCATCCGCTCCTGGGACGAGTCGGGCTGGTGGACCGCGCCCGAGCGGATCGGCGACCGGATCGCCCCGATCGTCGGCGCCGCCCCCGGGCAGATCGTGGTCGGCGACTCGACGAGCGTGAACGTCTTCAAGGCGGTCGTCGCCGCGGCCCGGATCAACGGCGACGAGCGGGACGAGATCCTCGTCGACGCGACGACCTTTCCCACGGACGGGTACATCGCGGAGTCCGCGGCGCGCATGACGGGTCACGAGATCGTGGCGTGCGACCCGGCCGACATGGCGGACGCAGTGAGCGACCGGACGGCCCTCGCGCTCGTCAACCACGTCGACTACCGGACGGGTCGGCTCCAGGACCTGCCGGGCCTCACCGCCGCGCTTCACGCGGCGGGCGCGCTCGCCGTCTGGGACCTGTGCCACAGCGCGGGCGCCCTGCCCGTCGGCCTGGACGCCCACGGGGTCGACCTGGCCGTCGGCTGCACCTACAAGTACCTGAACGGCGGCCCCGGTTCGCCCGCGTACCTGTACGTCGCCGAGCGCCACCAGGCGGCCTTCGACTCGCCGCTGCCCGGCTGGAACTCGCACACGGACCCGTTCGCGATGACCCCCGGGTACGAGGCGGCCGAGGGCGCCCTGCGGGGCCGCGTCGGGACGCCGGACATCCTCTCCATGCTGGCGCTGGAGTCGGCGCTCGACGTGTGGGACGGCGTCGCGATCGAGGACGTGCGCGCCAAGTCCCTCGCGTTGACGGACTTCTTCCTGGAGTGCGTCGCCGCCTACGCGCCCGCGGGCCGGGTCGTCCCGGTGACGCCGGGAGCGCGCGCCGAGCGCGGCAGCCAGACCGCGCTGAGCTGCGAGAACGCGCCCGCCGTGATGGCGGAGCTGATCAAGCGCGGGGTCGTCGGCGACCTGCGCCGCCCGGACGTGCTGAGGTTCGGCTTCACGCCGCTGTACGTGGGCTTCGCGGACGCGGAGCGCGCGGCCCGGATCCTCGCGGAGGTCCTGGCCGACCTCCCCGCCTGAGGGTGACCGTCCGATGATCGCCTGATCTGCGGGGGCTCCGGTGCTGGTACCGTCCCCGCAGGTCAGGCCAATTCGGCCGCGTCACCGAGAGGTTGGAACAGCATGCCGGACCCCGCCGCGCGCGATGCCGCCGAAGAAGCGTCGGCCTTCTCGCACCCGGCCGTCGCCCCGGACGCCTCCGCCGCGTACGGCGACCACCCGGACCAGGTGGTCGACTTCTACGCCCCGCGCGACGGCCGCACCCGGGCCCCGCTCGTCGTCGCCCTGCACGGCGGCGCGTGGCGGGCGCCGTACGACCGGCAGCATCTGACCCCGTTCGTGGACTTCCTGGCCCGCCGCGGCTTCGCCGTCGCCAGCGTCGAGTACCGGCGCGGCAGCGACATCCCCCGCCAGGGCGGTACGGCCCCGGTCGCCGGGCGCTGGCCGGAGACCTTCGACGACGTGGCCGCCGCGCTCGACGCCGTACCGGCGCTGGCCGCCGCACACCTGCCGCAGGCGGACACCGCCCGGATCGTCCTCACCGGCCACTCCGCCGGCGGGCACCTCGCCCTCTGGGCCGCGGCCCGCCATGTCCTGCCCGCCGGCTCCCCCTGGCGGCTGCCCGCCCCGCCCGCGCTGCGCGGGGTCGTCGCCCTCGCCCCGATCGCCCACTTCGAGCGGGCGGTGGAGCTCGGCGTGTGCGGCGGCGCGGTCACCGAACTCCTCGGCGGCGAGGCGGAGTACGCGCACCGGGCGGCCTTCGCGGACCCGGCCGTCCTCCTCCCGACGGGCATCGCGACCACGATCGTCCAGGGCCGCGAGGACGTCGTCGTCCCGCACACGGTCGCCGAGGCGTACGCGGAGGCGGCGGCGAAGGCCGGCGAGGAGGTCGGCTTCACGCTTCTCGAAGGCGTCGGCCACTTCCCGCTGATCGACCCGGCGGCGGACGCGTGCGCGGTGGTCTCTGAGGAGATCGCCCAGCTGGCCTGGTGACGGACACGTAGTCCTCAGGGGGGACGGCGGAGGATCCGCATCGAGCGGGACGACCGGGTCCCCCGCCGCCCGTACCGTGGAGCGCGTGACCGAGACACGGACCTCCGAGACGAGCCGCAGCCCCGAGCTCCACCTGGTGCAGGTGGCCATCGGCGGGCTGCGCCAAGAGCTCTTCCATGACGCCTTCGCCTACCGACCGCTGCCGCGCATGGACGTGAACAGCGGGCCGACCCGCTTCCTGCCGGAGCGGATACGCATCTTCGCGGGGTTGCTCCCGCACGCATTCGTCGCGTTCTGCGCCGTGATCGTCTTCGCTCTGGGATACGACCGGATCTACTACGCCTTCGGCGTGTCGGCGCTCGTGATCACCTGCCTGCCGGCCGCGATCGTGCTGCTCACCCTGGTCCGGCCGATCCTCGCCTTCTGGGCTTCGCTCGGTGCGGCCCCCTTCGTCGGGTACGTCGGCGGTTTCGACGGCGGCTGGCCCTGGACGGGGGCATGCCTCGTCGGCCATGTGGTGGTCCTCGGCGTGGTCGCCGCCCGCACCCGGCCCCGTACCGCTGTGTGGATGTGGCTCGTGACGGCCGCCTACTGCCTTTTCGCCGAGATGTTCCTCGGCATGGGCCGCAGCTCCGTCTCGGTCCCGCTGCTCTTCGTCTCGGCCCTCGTCCTGCTCACCGTCTCCATGATCCAGGTCCGCCGCCAGGCCGACCGCGAGGTCACCGCCCAGCAGACCGTCACCGCCCAGGAGATCTCCAAGCGGACCGTCCTCGAAGAGCGCACCACCATCGCCCGTGAGCTCCACGACGTCGTCGCCCACCACATGTCGGTGGTCGCCATCCAGGCGGAGGCCGCGCCCTACCGGGTCGATAACCCGCCGCCGGAGCTGGAGCAGGCCTTCCTCACCATCCGCGAGAACGCCGTCGCCGCGCTGACCGAGCTGCGCCGCATCCTCGGGGTCGTCCGCGCCGAGGACTACGAGGCCCCCGACGCCCCGCAGCCGACCCTCGGCGACCTCGACGCACTCGTCCGCAACGTCACCGAGGCCGGGCTCGACGTCGAGAAGACGGTGACCGGCGCGGTGCGCGAGCTGCCGCAGGGCGTGGAGCTCTCCGCGTACCGGATCGTCCAGGAGGCCCTGTCGAACGTCCTGCGCCACGCGCCCGGCGCGGCGGCGAAGGTCGAGGTCAGCTATGTCCTCGGGGGGCTCGGGCTGCGCGTCGCCAACGGGCCCGCGCGCGGTCTCGTGAAGCCCTCGCCCGGAGCCGGGCACGGCATCACCGGCATGCGGGAGCGGGTGACCATGCTGGGCGGCGAGATGACCGCCGAGGTCACGGCCGACGGCGGCTACGAGGTGGCGGCCTTCATCCCCGTGAGCCGTGAAGAGACCCGTGACGAGACCCGTGAGGAGGCCGGGGAATGAGCATCAAGGTGCTGATCGTCGACGACCAGATGATGGTCCGCGAGGGCTTCTCCGTCCTGCTCGGCGCGATGCCCGACATCGAGGTCGTCGGCGAGGCCGTCAACGGCCGGGAGGCGATCTCCCAGGTCGCCGCCCTCCGCCCGGACGTCGTCCTCATGGACATCCGGATGCCCGAGCTGAACGGCATCGACGCCACGCGGGAGATCGTCGCCGCCGACGAGGACGCGAAGGTCCTCGTCCTGACCACCTTCGACCTCGACGAGTACGTGTACCAGGCGCTGCGCGCCGGGGCCTCCGGCTTCCTCCTCAAGGACGCCTCGGCCCGGCAGCTCGCGGAGGGCGTGCGGGTCGTCGCGGCCGGCGAGGCGCTGCTCGCGCCGACCGTCACGAAGCGGCTGATCACCGAGTTCGCCAAGGCACCCGGCAGCTCCCCGCGCCCGCCGGCGATGGCGCAGATCGGGGAGCTGACGGAGCGGGAGACGGAGGTGCTCGTGCTCATCGCGCAGGGCCTGTCGAACGTCGAGATCGCCGAGCACCTCGTCGTCGCCGAGTCCACGATCAAGACGCACGTGAGCCGCATCCTGGTGAAGCTGGGGCTGCGCGACCGGACGCAGGCGGCGGTCTTCGCGTACGAGGCGGGTCTGGTGCGTGTCGGCGGCTGACGGCCCGTTCGGAGGTAGCGTCCGGTCATGAACGCCATGGACGCTGTTGATGTCGACGCCGTGTACGACCCCTGGTCCCCCGGGTTCGTCGCCGATCCGTACCCCGCCTACGCCCGGCTGCGCGCCGCCGGTCGCGCGCACTGGCACGGTCCCACCCGGCAGTGGCTGATCCCGCACTACGAGGACGTGTCGGCGCTCCTCCGAGACCGGCGGCTCGGCCGGACGTACACGCACCGGTTCACCCACGAGGAGTTCGGGCGGGAGGCGCCGGCCGCCGCGTACGAGCCCTTCCACACGCTCAACGACCACGGGCTGCTCGACCTGGAGGCGGCCGACCACGGCCGGATCCGGCGGCTCGTGTCGAAGGCGTTCACGCCGAGGACGGTGGAGAACCTGGCGCCGACGGTACGGCGGCTCGCCGCCGGGCTCGTCGGCGACCTGGTCGCGCAGGGCGGCGGCGATCTGCTCGCCTCGGTCGCCGAACCCCTCCCCGTCGCGGTGATCGCCGAGATGCTGGGCGTCCCGGAGGACGACGAGGAGCGGGGGCGGCTGCGGCCTTGGTCGGCGGCGATCTGCGGGATGTTCGAGCTGAACCCCTCGGAGGAGACGGCCCGGCGGGCGGTGACGGCCTCGATCGAGTTCTCGGACTACCTGCGGGAGCTGATCGCGCGGCGCCGGAAGAGCCCCGGGGACGACCTGATCTCGGGCCTCGTCGCGGTGGAGGGGCTGACGGAGCAGGAGATGATCTCCACCTGCGTCCTGCTCCTGAACGCGGGCCACGAGGCCACCGTGAACACCACGGTCAACGGCTGGTGGACGCTCTTCCGCAAGGGTGTCCGTCCGGATCCCGAAAAGTTGTCCACAGCTGTGGAGGAACTTCTGCGGTACGACACCCCGCTCCAGATGTTCGAGCGCTGGGTCCTCGACGACATCGAGGTCGGCGGCCAGGTCATCCCGCGCGGCTCCGAGGTCGCCCTCCTCTTCGGCTCCGCCAACCGCGACCCGGCCCGCTTCGGCCCGACGGCCGACGAGCTCGACCTCACCCGCGCCGACAACCCCCACATCACCTTCGGCGCGGGCATCCACTACTGCCTCGGCGCCCCGCTCGCCCGCCTCGAACTGGAGGCGGTCTTCGGCGAATTGCTGCGCCAGGCGCCGGGCCTGCGGCTCGCGGCGGAGCCCGTGTGGAAGCCGGGGTACGTGATCCGGGGCTTCGAGGAGCTGCTCGTGGAGGTGTGAGGCCTGCCGCCGTACGGGGCGGGGCCCGCCGTCAGTTCGTCTCCACGTCCCGGCGGCGCAGCCCCGCCAGGCCCATCGTGACCAGGGCCGCTGCCAGGGCGGTCAGGGTCAGGGCCGGGAGCCAGGCCGGGTCCTGCCCGGGGAGCTTCGGCAGGTGGCCGAAGGGGGAGAGGTCCAGGACCGCCTGCGGCAGGTCCAGCGCCGGGCCGATCCAGCCGAGGGCCAGGCAGACCCCGGCCGCGCCCCACGCGGCGGGCGCGGCCTTCGGGACGGCGCCCCAGAGGAGGACGGCGAGCCCGGCGAGGGTCCACACCGCCGGGAGCTGGACGAGCGAGGCGCCCAGGACCGGACCGAGGTCCCGCCCGTAGGAGAGGGCGAGGCCGAGGCCGGCGAGGACCAGGATCAGGGCCGAGCCGCCGAAGGCGATCACCAGGTGGCTGGCGGCCCAGCGGATCCGGCCGACCGCGTTCGCGAGGAGCGGTTCGGCGCGGCCGGAGGTCTCCTCGCCGTGCGCCCGCAGCACCGACCCGACGGCGAAGAGCGCGGCGATCATCCCGAAGAGGGAGACCATGGTGGCGAGGAAGGCGTTCGTCAGCCCGCTCTGCCCGCCCATCCGCTCGAAGATCTCGCGGGCCTGCGCGTTGTCGCCGACGATGTCGGCCGCGCCCTCGACCATCCCGCCGAAGACGAGCCCGCCGAGCAGGAAGCCGAGCGACCAGCCGAGGAGCGAGCCGCGCTGGAGCCGCCACGCGAGCGCCCCGGCCGAGGCCAGCCGTCCCTCCGCCGGGCCCGGCCGGGTCGCGAGGAAGCTCGCGCCGACGTCCCTGCGGCCGGTCAGCGCGTACGCCACCGCCGTCTGGACCAGGACGGCCGCGCCGATCAGGAGCAGCACCCACCAGCGTTCGCCGGCGAAGGCGCGGACGTTCTCGGCCCAGCCGAAGGGGGAGAGCCAGGTCAGGACGGAGTCCCCGGAGGCCGTACCGGCGTCGCCGGCCGCCCGCAGGACGAAGGCGAGACCGAGGACGGCCGCCGCCAGGCCCCTGGCGAGGCGGGCGCTCTCGGTGAGCTGCGCGGTGAGGGCGGCCAGGGTCGCGAAGACCATGCCGGTGCCGCCGACGGCGAGGCCGAGGGCGAGCGCCCCGGCCGCGCCCTGTCCGGCGAGCCCCGCCGTGACGATGAGGGCGACGGCGCCGTTGAGGGCGAGCGCGGCGAGGAGGGCGGCGGTGAGCGGGGCGCGGCGGCCGACCGCTCCGGCGGAGAGCATCTCCTGGCGGCCCGTCTCCTCCTCGTCGCGGGTGTGGCGGACGACGACCATCAGGCTTGCCACGGCGGCGAGGACGGCGGCGAACATGCCGAAGCGCCAGGCGACGAGCCCGCCGAGGGAGTCGCTGAAGACCGGCCCGTAGAACGAGCGCATCGAGCTGTTGGCGGTCATGGAGGCGGCGACCTCGGCGCGCTCGGCGGCCGTGCCGTACAGCCCCTCCATCGAGCCGGCGCCACTGGCGACGATGCCGCCGGTCACGACGGCCCAGAGCGGGATCATGAGCCGGTCGCGGCGCAGGGCGAGCCGGGTGAGGGTCCCGGTGCCGGTCACGCTGGTCATCGCAGGGCCCCCTCTTCCGCGTAGTGGCGGAGGAAGAGCTCCTCCAGCGTGGGCGGGGTGCTGGTCAGGCTCCGGACTCCCGACCCGGTCAGGGACCGCAGGACGGCGTCGAGCTTGTCGGTGTCGACCTGGAGCTTCACCCGGTGTCCCGTCACGGCCAGGTCGTGGACGCCGGGGAGGTGGGCGAGCCCGTTGGGCGGGGAGGCGAGGTCGGCCGTGACACTCGTACGGGTCAGGTGGCGCAGCTCCGCGAGCGAGCCGGACTCGACGATCCGGCCCTTGCGGACGATGCTGACCCGGTCGCAGAGGGTCTCCACCTCGCTGAGGATGTGCGAGGAGAGGAGCACCGTCCGGCCGCGCTCCCGCGCCTCGGTGACGCAGCTCTGGAAGACCTCCTCCATCAGCGGGTCGAGGCCGCTGGTCGGTTCGTCGAGGACGAGCAGGTCGACGTCGGAGGCGAAGGCGGCGACGAGGGCGACCTTCTGGCGGTTGCCCTTGGAGTAGGTGCGGCCCTTCTTGGTGGGGTCGAGCTCGAAGCGCTCGATCAGGTCGGCGCGCCGGGACCGGTCGAGGCCGCCGCCGCGCAGCCGCCCGAACAGGTCGATGACCTCGCCGCCGGAGAGGTTGCGCCAGAGCGTCACGTCGCCGGGGACGTACGCGATGCGGCGGTGCAGCGCGACGGCGTCCTGCCAGGGGTCCCGGCCGAGGACGGCGGCGGCGCCGGAGTCGGGGCGCAGCAGGCCGAGGAGGACGCGGATGGTGGTGGACTTCCCGGCGCCGTTGGGGCCGAGGAAGCCGTGGACCTCGCCGGCCTCGACGGCGAGGTCGAGACCGTCCAGCGCGTGGGTGCGCCCGAAGGACTTGTGGAGTCCGGCGACGCTGATTGCCTTCGTCATGCTTCTGAACGTACGATACTTTCACAAACTTGTGAAGTTAAGGAAGCGTATAAAGTCGGGGTGGTAAGACGAGCGAGGG
The sequence above is a segment of the Streptomyces sp. NBC_01255 genome. Coding sequences within it:
- a CDS encoding MalY/PatB family protein produces the protein MYDFDRETDRHGTWSVQWDGIADRFGVSDLLPFTISDMDFASPPEVLAALRDRVDHGVFGYTDWRLGDFRDAIRHWYASRYATEIDPGALVYAPSVLNQLSQLLRMWTEPGDGVVVHTPTYDGFRKAVTGLGRELRGVPLGDLDALERELARPDSRMLLLCSPHNPTGRVWTEEELAAFAELAERHGASVVSDEIHADLTTDGHRHVPWTRVAEPGRGRRWALVTSGTKAFNFPALSGSYGILGDPDAREAFVRRMETGEGLASPAVLSLTAHIAAYRQGAPWLDELRGYVAGTMELLRERLATGLPGVVWEPPQAGYLAWIDLRPLGIEETRLQEELVSVEKVAIMPGGVYGTPGFVRLNVGCPRKKAERGVDALIRAATRLRTA
- a CDS encoding MFS transporter, with amino-acid sequence MGERDVRMASGTGRWILFTTVLGSGMVLLDSTVVNVALPHIGEDLDADLGALQWTVNAYMLTLAGLILLGGALGDRYGRRRVFVIGVVWFALASLLCGLAPNTGILIAARALQGVGGALLTPGSLALIQASFHEDDRAKAVGLWSGFGGVGAAVGPFVGGWLVDGPGWRWVFLLNVPLAALCVPVALRHVPESRDETAHGRFDVLGAVLGAAGLGLVTYALIGEAWWAGAVGVVLGAGFVVVERRRGERAMAPPSIFASRLFTSVNLVTLCVYAAFGGFFFLAALQLQVVSGYSALGAGTALLPTTVLMLLLSAKSGELGERIGPRIPLTVGPLLCAAGMLLMLRVGEDASYVQDVLPAVTVLGLGMTALVAPLTATVLASVDVARAGLASGINNAAARAAGLLAVAALPLLAGMGPEAYLSAEEFDETFRRAMPMCAGILVVGAVLAWTTMRTPAVGATCHPECRVHCGVTSPPLDPGERDAPA
- a CDS encoding DUF3151 domain-containing protein, which produces MAIHENLLGGPAPTHLPDDPGPRELLANGTAPAEVAAQYPTSSLAWAQLADDAFEGGRVVESYAYARTGYHRGLDSLRRSGWKGHGPVPWEHEPNRGFLRALHALARAAGAIGEKEEFERCTTFLRDSSETAAETLG
- a CDS encoding DUF3152 domain-containing protein, with the translated sequence MRRLALPVLVLMTVALGGGAALAHFNGQTTDDSAAPAPQATTATADPTTDAPTPRPTTAKPKPKPKATTAKPKPKPTPTPKKTTVPKSGAGTFTTAQASGDAEGTGGSLRRYRVQVEDGIELSAHSAAAEIQQILAHPRSWAAHGRGRFQLVSQNADFVIRIATPDTADALCAQQGLNTHGELNCETTDGVVVNLKRWMLGSPTFAGEPAEYRHLIINHEVGHEIGIRQHMGCPGPGKLAPAMMQQIKGLNGCRSNAFPYDEDGSYITGPIVS
- a CDS encoding tryptophan 2,3-dioxygenase family protein — encoded protein: MSLPPGSPHSGAGSVDPNLDFAGTTPYEDYVQADVLTHLQHLRSDDPGEMVFLVTTQVMELWFTVIVHEWETASRALREDRVPVAMDALKRSVRELEALNHSWRPLAQLTPGQFNAYRAALGEGSGFQSAMYRRMEFLLGEKSASMLVPHRGAPRVHAELEKALQEPSLYDEVLGLLARRGLPVPQSVLGRDLAQRYEPSPAVEAVWAGIYADTDQNTELVRLGEALSDVAELVWRWRNDHLVATRRAMGAKTGTGGSAGVAWLEKRAQKNVFPELWTARSHV
- the kynU gene encoding kynureninase, whose product is MSDLLKGRALELDAADGLAKYREKFALDAGTVYLDGNSLGALPAHVPARMADVITREWGELRIRSWDESGWWTAPERIGDRIAPIVGAAPGQIVVGDSTSVNVFKAVVAAARINGDERDEILVDATTFPTDGYIAESAARMTGHEIVACDPADMADAVSDRTALALVNHVDYRTGRLQDLPGLTAALHAAGALAVWDLCHSAGALPVGLDAHGVDLAVGCTYKYLNGGPGSPAYLYVAERHQAAFDSPLPGWNSHTDPFAMTPGYEAAEGALRGRVGTPDILSMLALESALDVWDGVAIEDVRAKSLALTDFFLECVAAYAPAGRVVPVTPGARAERGSQTALSCENAPAVMAELIKRGVVGDLRRPDVLRFGFTPLYVGFADAERAARILAEVLADLPA
- a CDS encoding alpha/beta hydrolase, producing the protein MPDPAARDAAEEASAFSHPAVAPDASAAYGDHPDQVVDFYAPRDGRTRAPLVVALHGGAWRAPYDRQHLTPFVDFLARRGFAVASVEYRRGSDIPRQGGTAPVAGRWPETFDDVAAALDAVPALAAAHLPQADTARIVLTGHSAGGHLALWAAARHVLPAGSPWRLPAPPALRGVVALAPIAHFERAVELGVCGGAVTELLGGEAEYAHRAAFADPAVLLPTGIATTIVQGREDVVVPHTVAEAYAEAAAKAGEEVGFTLLEGVGHFPLIDPAADACAVVSEEIAQLAW